A window of Chitinophaga sp. MM2321 contains these coding sequences:
- a CDS encoding molybdopterin-dependent oxidoreductase — MQSSYKTTCCYCGVGCGIEVHQDRQGKLHVEGDKDHPVNKGMLCSKGMNLHYTVMDTSDRLLYPEMRYHRNLPRQRVTWDQALDRTAAVFAAIIEKYGPDAVAFYASGQCLTEEYYVVNKLIKGFIGSNNIDTNSRLCMSSAVAAYKMALGEDAVPGTYDDLELADCIFVAGANPAWCHPILWRRVEAAKAANPALKIIVSDPRATQSCAIADIHLQLLPGTDITLHHAIGRILIMEGHTDSAFLQQHTEGFAQYQETVMQRTVEEAADICGIDAADIYTAAAYIGNATGFMTLWTMGLNQSVVGVHKNLSLINLHLITGHIGKPGSGPFSLTGQPNAMGGREVGGLSNLLPAHRVLSNPAHRKAVQEFWGGTALSDKPGLTATEMFTALHDGRLKAIWIMCTNPLVSLPDARFAEAALQKATFVVVQEISSKPETLRYADVVLPAAAWTEKEGTMTNAERRISYLTKIISPPGEALPDATIICRFAQKMGYHGFDYTNMAAIYAEHCRLTAGTNIDISGLSYEVLQEKRSVQWPYPGGASGNGTARLFTDHHFYTDNSKAVIHSFEDENKSTPTDHDYPLILTTGRIRDQWHTMSKTGKVGKLKQHIDRAFLEIHPEDARRRQIRQDDMVEINNSRGTARVKAQLTNTIKKGVVFLPMHWGKILNNDLNRANNLTQNLLDPISRQPDFKYSAVQVQRYRKPAQKIVIIGAGAGACGFVKSYRQLNTTDEIVVFSKENLPFYNRVMLPDYISGTQQWEQLIKMTEEEELELNVMLHKGVSITHIDRTHKVVTDSNGNVHTYDILIMATGSRAATLKDVPALPGIFTMRTRLDADAFKQHLDPAKGRVMIAGGGLLGIELAASLKEMYIDVAVIQRTSRLMDRQLDLLGGQLLYQELTDRGIEIFYNDEIERFTGQTKLEGIRMKSGRHIDCQAVVMSIGTVPNIELATAAQLLCNRGVVVNEYLQTSDPEIYAIGEIAAFNGTLYGITAAAEQQAAVVARHLNGDISTYYQGSLFMNILKMHGTDLCSLGMVEMPNDPAYEEVVFIDKAKRYYKKCIIHQDRLVGAILIGDKTEFNEFKDLIQNRIELSDKRLQLLRSNKKATPVSGKLVCSCGNVGEGNIREKIRSGCADLEQLCQLTGAGLGCGSCKPEVKAILQQQINKPVKAFA, encoded by the coding sequence ATGCAGTCATCATATAAAACTACCTGTTGTTACTGTGGCGTTGGTTGTGGCATTGAGGTACACCAGGACCGGCAGGGGAAACTGCATGTAGAAGGCGATAAAGACCATCCGGTGAATAAAGGTATGTTATGCTCCAAAGGCATGAACCTCCATTATACCGTGATGGATACCTCCGACCGGTTGCTGTATCCTGAAATGCGCTATCATCGTAACCTGCCACGGCAAAGGGTTACATGGGACCAGGCGCTGGACAGGACCGCTGCCGTATTTGCCGCCATCATCGAAAAGTATGGGCCTGATGCCGTTGCTTTCTATGCCTCCGGACAATGCCTTACAGAAGAATATTATGTGGTGAATAAGTTGATCAAGGGATTTATTGGCAGCAATAATATTGATACTAACTCGCGGCTCTGTATGAGCAGTGCCGTAGCGGCTTATAAAATGGCATTGGGAGAAGACGCCGTACCTGGCACTTACGATGATCTTGAACTGGCTGATTGTATTTTTGTAGCCGGCGCCAACCCTGCCTGGTGTCATCCGATATTGTGGCGGCGCGTGGAAGCCGCCAAGGCCGCCAATCCTGCGCTGAAAATAATTGTAAGTGATCCGAGGGCCACACAAAGCTGCGCCATCGCGGATATACACCTGCAACTCCTGCCCGGCACCGACATCACCCTGCATCATGCCATCGGCAGGATACTGATCATGGAAGGCCATACAGACAGTGCTTTCCTCCAACAACATACAGAAGGCTTTGCACAGTACCAGGAAACCGTTATGCAACGGACGGTAGAAGAAGCAGCTGATATATGTGGCATCGATGCAGCAGATATTTATACAGCCGCCGCTTACATCGGCAATGCCACCGGGTTTATGACATTGTGGACGATGGGCCTCAACCAAAGTGTAGTAGGCGTACACAAAAACCTTAGTTTAATAAATCTGCATCTCATCACCGGGCATATCGGTAAACCGGGCAGCGGTCCCTTCTCTTTAACGGGGCAGCCCAACGCCATGGGTGGGCGCGAAGTAGGCGGCTTATCGAACCTGTTGCCTGCACACCGTGTACTCAGCAACCCGGCGCATCGCAAGGCGGTACAGGAATTCTGGGGTGGCACAGCGTTGTCAGACAAACCGGGATTAACAGCTACCGAGATGTTTACCGCCCTGCACGACGGGCGGCTGAAAGCCATCTGGATCATGTGTACCAATCCGCTGGTGAGTCTTCCTGACGCCCGCTTCGCAGAAGCCGCCCTGCAAAAAGCAACATTTGTAGTGGTGCAGGAAATATCATCCAAACCCGAAACACTTCGCTATGCAGATGTGGTGCTGCCCGCAGCAGCGTGGACAGAGAAAGAAGGTACCATGACCAATGCCGAGCGTCGCATCAGTTATCTCACAAAAATAATATCCCCGCCGGGAGAAGCATTGCCGGATGCCACCATCATCTGCCGCTTCGCACAAAAAATGGGGTATCACGGTTTCGATTATACGAATATGGCCGCCATATATGCAGAGCATTGCCGGTTGACAGCAGGCACCAATATTGATATCAGCGGGTTGAGCTACGAAGTCCTGCAAGAAAAAAGAAGCGTGCAATGGCCCTACCCCGGCGGCGCCTCGGGGAATGGTACCGCCCGGCTTTTTACAGATCATCATTTTTATACAGATAATTCCAAAGCAGTTATCCACAGCTTTGAAGATGAAAATAAATCCACTCCTACCGACCATGACTATCCGCTCATCCTCACCACCGGCAGGATCCGTGACCAATGGCATACCATGAGTAAAACGGGTAAAGTGGGCAAACTGAAACAACATATTGACCGCGCCTTTTTAGAAATACACCCCGAAGATGCCCGCCGGCGGCAGATCAGGCAGGATGATATGGTAGAGATCAACAACAGCCGGGGAACGGCAAGGGTAAAAGCACAGTTGACCAATACTATCAAAAAAGGGGTGGTATTCTTACCGATGCACTGGGGGAAAATATTAAACAATGATCTTAACCGGGCAAATAATTTAACCCAAAATCTACTGGACCCCATTTCCCGGCAACCGGATTTTAAATACTCCGCCGTGCAGGTACAACGCTACAGAAAACCAGCGCAAAAGATCGTCATCATTGGCGCCGGGGCGGGTGCCTGCGGGTTTGTGAAGTCGTACCGGCAACTAAATACCACCGATGAAATCGTGGTGTTCAGCAAAGAAAATCTTCCCTTCTACAACCGCGTGATGCTACCGGATTATATCAGCGGCACACAGCAATGGGAACAGCTTATTAAAATGACGGAAGAAGAAGAACTGGAGCTGAACGTCATGCTGCACAAAGGCGTGAGCATTACACATATTGACCGCACACATAAAGTAGTAACCGATAGTAACGGCAACGTACATACGTATGATATCCTGATCATGGCAACAGGCAGCAGGGCGGCTACTTTAAAAGATGTACCGGCCCTTCCCGGCATTTTCACCATGCGCACCCGCCTGGATGCGGACGCCTTCAAACAACACCTCGATCCGGCAAAAGGCAGGGTAATGATTGCCGGTGGCGGCTTGCTGGGTATAGAACTCGCCGCCTCCCTGAAAGAAATGTATATAGACGTTGCCGTTATACAACGCACTTCGCGGCTCATGGACCGGCAGCTGGATCTCTTGGGCGGTCAGCTGCTTTACCAGGAACTGACTGACCGCGGCATCGAAATATTTTACAATGATGAAATTGAACGCTTCACCGGGCAAACGAAACTGGAAGGCATCCGCATGAAAAGTGGCCGCCACATTGACTGTCAGGCGGTGGTAATGTCTATCGGCACCGTTCCGAATATTGAGCTGGCTACGGCCGCACAACTCTTGTGCAACCGCGGCGTTGTTGTAAATGAATACCTGCAAACCAGCGATCCGGAGATCTACGCCATTGGCGAAATTGCTGCATTCAATGGAACCCTGTATGGTATCACCGCCGCCGCAGAACAGCAAGCCGCTGTGGTAGCCCGCCACCTGAACGGCGACATCAGCACCTATTACCAGGGCTCCTTATTTATGAACATCCTGAAAATGCATGGCACAGACCTTTGCTCACTTGGCATGGTGGAAATGCCCAACGATCCGGCTTATGAAGAGGTAGTGTTTATAGACAAAGCCAAACGCTATTATAAAAAATGTATCATCCACCAGGACCGGCTGGTAGGCGCCATCCTGATCGGTGATAAAACAGAATTCAATGAATTTAAAGATCTCATACAAAACAGGATCGAGCTGTCTGACAAGCGGTTGCAACTATTGCGCTCCAACAAAAAAGCTACCCCCGTATCGGGTAAACTGGTATGCTCCTGCGGAAATGTAGGAGAAGGCAACATCCGGGAAAAAATAAGATCAGGCTGTGCTGACCTGGAACAATTATGCCAGCTCACCGGCGCGGGATTAGGTTGTGGTAGCTGTAAACCGGAAGTGAAAGCGATACTGCAACAGCAGATTAACAAACCCGTTAAAGCATTTGCATAA
- a CDS encoding rubredoxin domain-containing protein, which yields MARHTHTIAVNFIGGIISPGHLLEVLEVATAAQVTHVRFGLRQQLILHIPEKELPAFRKNCAQKNIHLPTTPNIISSYPAAGIFISNSWLSEGIYKDVFDLFDYIPSLKINICDSQQTFVPFFTGHINWITSSHLHYWHLYVRVPGSRQLFSWPELIYTNNISAVSKAIEKLSPQADSPETLYAQVKSVCSYISRPADQALELPAFHLPYYEGFNKYDNNYWLGIYRREEEFPVAFLKDICSICLETRTGQLYTTTWKSLIIKGIDPTHRRLWDYVLGKYGINVRHAANELSWQVEDNCEDGLILKRHIIRYFDTADVRTYGLCFSIRIEQADSLFGTIVIRKQENKYGSKLKYMQRYDILHTAGYNPNSAQLLVYREGVPKEYLGPYITALCKQFYEENSAADLLQKYVAAQQPPPGISAPEKTLHQCQRCFTVYDELSGDEGQAVTPGTPFANLPADYHCYVCTSPLSDFRLITAASLQHH from the coding sequence ATGGCCAGGCATACACATACTATTGCTGTTAATTTTATCGGTGGCATCATCTCACCGGGGCATCTGCTGGAAGTACTGGAAGTGGCCACCGCAGCCCAGGTAACGCATGTTCGTTTTGGTTTGCGGCAACAATTAATACTGCATATCCCGGAGAAAGAACTGCCAGCATTCAGAAAAAACTGTGCGCAGAAAAATATCCATCTCCCCACAACACCAAATATCATCAGCTCTTACCCCGCAGCAGGTATTTTTATCAGTAACAGCTGGCTGAGTGAAGGGATTTATAAAGATGTTTTTGATTTGTTTGATTATATACCTTCCCTCAAAATAAATATCTGTGACAGCCAGCAAACATTTGTTCCTTTTTTTACGGGACATATCAACTGGATCACTTCTTCCCACCTGCATTACTGGCACCTGTATGTACGGGTGCCGGGCAGCAGGCAGCTTTTTTCATGGCCGGAACTGATCTATACCAATAATATTTCTGCTGTGAGCAAAGCCATTGAAAAATTATCGCCACAGGCAGATTCCCCTGAAACCCTTTATGCACAAGTAAAATCGGTGTGTAGTTATATCAGTCGCCCTGCGGACCAGGCGCTGGAATTACCGGCATTCCATCTCCCTTATTACGAAGGTTTTAATAAATATGACAACAATTACTGGCTGGGAATTTACCGCCGGGAGGAAGAATTTCCGGTGGCATTCCTGAAAGATATTTGTTCTATTTGTCTTGAAACCCGCACGGGACAATTGTATACTACCACCTGGAAATCGCTCATCATCAAAGGTATTGACCCTACGCACCGTCGGCTGTGGGATTATGTGCTGGGCAAATACGGCATTAATGTGCGGCATGCTGCCAATGAACTGAGCTGGCAGGTGGAAGATAATTGCGAAGATGGCCTGATTCTGAAGCGGCACATTATCCGCTACTTCGATACGGCGGATGTGCGCACCTATGGCCTGTGCTTCAGCATACGTATTGAACAGGCGGATAGCCTTTTTGGCACCATCGTGATCAGAAAACAGGAAAATAAATACGGCAGCAAACTGAAATATATGCAACGGTATGATATTCTGCATACTGCCGGCTACAATCCTAATTCCGCGCAGTTGCTGGTATACCGCGAAGGTGTGCCGAAAGAATACCTGGGACCTTACATCACAGCACTCTGCAAACAATTTTATGAAGAAAACAGTGCAGCCGACCTGTTGCAAAAATATGTAGCAGCACAACAACCGCCACCCGGCATTAGTGCGCCGGAAAAAACGCTGCATCAATGTCAACGCTGCTTTACCGTGTATGATGAATTATCGGGAGATGAAGGACAGGCGGTGACTCCAGGCACCCCGTTTGCTAATTTACCGGCAGATTACCATTGCTACGTATGTACGTCACCGTTATCTGACTTCCGGCTCATCACCGCAGCATCTTTACAACATCATTAG